The Streptococcus sanguinis genome contains the following window.
ATGTGGAAGCGGCCGTCAGCAAGTGTCTTAAAGTCCTCAACGAAGTTAGGAATCTTCTGGCCTGACTGCTTGAGAGCCATCAAGTGACGAGCACTTTTCAGATTACACCAGTAGATATAGGCGAAGACCGCACAGAAGATAAGAGAAGCAAGTCCAAAAATCAGCATCAGCATAGAGTTGTCACCAGCTACTTGAACGGTGATTTCAATGCCGTTTACTTTTTTTATAGTCTCGCCTTGCTCCTGAGTCCCAAGTGTAATCATGCCGCTAATAGCTGGTACAATCTGAACAACAAAAGCAATCAGGAAAGCAATTTCTGAGAAGAGAAAGAGCAGCCCCTTGATAAATTGTTTGTTTACGAGGTTGCTCAGCCCCATTATCAGAAAAGAGAGTTTGACATCCCAGGTTCCCTCTTTAAAGACCTGAACCATGGATGCATTGTCATAAGATGACTGAGTCATAGTATTCTCCTTATATTTACAAAGAAAGAAGTGAGAAGGCTGCCCCTCACTTCAATGCTTATTTAAATTTGCTTGAGTATTATTTAGCTGCTGCTAAGTCTTTATCAAACTGTTGCAATTTTGCGAGGAATTGATCTTCACCAAATTTACCGTTGAAAGCATCGCTGATGAGTGCAGCACTTTCAGTCCAGAAGACAGACATTTGGCTAAGTTTAGGCATAACTGTTGTGTAGGTATCAGAAGATCCCATTGTGATAACAGCTTGTGCCAAGGCATCTTTCTTCACATCTTCAGACTCTTGGACTTCTTTGTTAGCTGGGATGATGTGACGTCCTTCAAACTTGAATTGGTTTTCTTGACTTTCTTTGCTAGTAAGTGCTTGAGCCAGTTTGTAGCTTGCTGCGATACGGTCAGTGTCGCCATTTGAAGGTGTTTGGTTAACTGCGTAAAGTTTTACACCGAGGAATGCTTTTTGTTGAACATCTTGTCCACCGATATTAACAGTTGGATAAACAGAGATACCAAGGTTGTCTTTGCCGACAGCTTTTTCAGCAGCTGCATAGTCCCATGGACCAGATTGGAAAGCATCAACTGAACCATCTTCAAATTTAGCAAGAAGGTTAGCAGCATCGACGTTTACAAAACCGCTGTTGTCTCTTTGAGCTGCGATGAACTTCAGAACGTTCACACCAGCTTCGTTACCCCAGTTTGTTCCGTCCACTTGCTCACCGTCTTTACCAAAGAGAGTGTTTCCTACAGAAAGGAAGAGTGGAGCAGTAACGTAAGCATTAGCTTCTTTCAAGTTTCCGCCGAATTTAGCTTTAGATGTAATTGTTTCGTATGATTTAACATCATCAGCAGAAAGTTTTGACTTGTTATAGTAGGTTACTTGTGACTCGATACCGAATGGGAAAGCGTAAGTTTTACCTTTATACTGAGCACCAAGAGTTGCTTGTTCTGTATCGTTCTTCTTGATCTCTGCTGCATAATCAGAAGGGATTTCTTGAATAGCACCAGCTTCAACCAATTTACCAAGCTGATCGTGTGGCAGTGAGAAGACATCAGCAGCAGTACTTGCGTCCTTTGTAAGGTTTTCCTGAGCGTTTGGATCTTCCATTTCGACTACGTCAACCTTGTAGCCTGATTCTTTCTCGAACGCACTTACAGTCTCAGCATAAGAGTCTTTAGCGCCAGTAGGAACCCAAAGCTTCAGAGTTTTACTATCAGAAGAAGAGCTCTCCTTGCTGCTATTCGAGCTACAAGCTGCTAAGAGCGTTCCTGCAGCCAGCAAGC
Protein-coding sequences here:
- a CDS encoding extracellular solute-binding protein, with the protein product MKTWKKVVLGSVSLLAAGTLLAACSSNSSKESSSSDSKTLKLWVPTGAKDSYAETVSAFEKESGYKVDVVEMEDPNAQENLTKDASTAADVFSLPHDQLGKLVEAGAIQEIPSDYAAEIKKNDTEQATLGAQYKGKTYAFPFGIESQVTYYNKSKLSADDVKSYETITSKAKFGGNLKEANAYVTAPLFLSVGNTLFGKDGEQVDGTNWGNEAGVNVLKFIAAQRDNSGFVNVDAANLLAKFEDGSVDAFQSGPWDYAAAEKAVGKDNLGISVYPTVNIGGQDVQQKAFLGVKLYAVNQTPSNGDTDRIAASYKLAQALTSKESQENQFKFEGRHIIPANKEVQESEDVKKDALAQAVITMGSSDTYTTVMPKLSQMSVFWTESAALISDAFNGKFGEDQFLAKLQQFDKDLAAAK